In [Mycobacterium] stephanolepidis, the genomic window GCATCGTCTTCATCGCGTACCTGGTGTTGGGATTCCTCGCGGGCCGCGAGTACCGCTGGAGTCCGCTCACCTGGTTGCTCGCACTGTTAGCTGGAGTTGCCCCATTATGCAGTGTGATCTTTGTCATATGGGCTGATAAGACGGGCAAATTGCCTATCGCGGGGTCTGCGGCGACGGGCGACGCTGGACCGTAGTGCGGAGGCCGTGAGCCGTGACAGACTGGACAGCGTGACCCGACCACGTCCCGCGATGGCTGCGG contains:
- a CDS encoding DUF3817 domain-containing protein → MTQLFDLRSTASRFRTVALLEAVSWAGLLAGMFFKYVPDPGNEIGVKVFGWIHGIVFIAYLVLGFLAGREYRWSPLTWLLALLAGVAPLCSVIFVIWADKTGKLPIAGSAATGDAGP